The window CACGTTGTTTTACAGCAATGGCAACAAAAAAAACTATCAAAAAAAAGCTACCTCTTTAGAGGGCATGGCATGTTTCACTTTGATCACTGCATCGCTGTTGGTCATATTACTTATCTTGAGTGTTTAAAAAGTTTAACAGTGATAAATTATATTTCATCAGCTTGAATGCAAATTTTTCGAGTATTACTTTTGTGGGTAACCTTTGCAAATTGAACTACCCTGTATGTGCAATGATAAGTAACAGATGTGTAAACAGTATAAAGCACTGTCTCAGTTTCTAATATAATTCTTCTTCACTGTTTTTAGGTTTGCAATGTGGATAGTGTGATTGAGctcttcatttatttctttttagcggaaAACCCCGCCACAAATATAGGAAGGATGGGGAGAGCACTTGTGGCTTCACATGACCCAGAAGAGATCGTCTCTCTTATCAAATTTTTCCAGGGTGTTTCACCTCCTGTTCGGTTGACATCACTGTGCTCACATGTATGTTCTGACTTTTTCCTCTGTGAGTTCTGTTGAATGTATTTTCTGTAAGAAAGCTCTTTGTGTGGTAGTGATTGATATTTTTTAATCTTTCTTAAGTTTCTTAAAAAACTGTTAAAATGTAGTTTTATTTTTTCTGAATAACACCTCTGTCTCGCTCCTCAGTGCGAGTACTATTGGAGAATGTTATGATGGGAGTAATTTTTGAGATTGTGAATTTTAACTGAGTTTTCTTTGTTGAATCTTGCACATGAAACAGCACATTAAATTGAGAACAATTGCTTGGTTAAGTTGCAGTATCACATGTGTACCCCGTTTCATAAATTGTGGGATCTGGGGAAAATAAATATTGATCCACTTAACACATCTGCATTTGGTTTGCAAAGTGCAGAGGTATGGCTAAAAATGATTCTTCTCCTGAATTTCTCACCAGAGGTGGGAAGTAGCCGTAGTATTCTCACTCTGTAATGGGTGCCCAACTCATTCCAGCTGACAGAACCAAAAGCCACTTTATTCAGGACATAACACATCATATACAAATGATACAAGGTGGCAAATGATAATAGTACTTACATATGTGTGTCAATCTACATACAAATCCAATTTCTTATATCAAACAGACGCTGTGAAAATTTGTATTTGATGTTGCTTCAGAATTCTGAAAATGTTTATATATATTTCGATGATTGAGCACTTCTTTGGCTattcatattcttttttttttagatattcAATTATAAAATTTCACTATCCACACACCCCTACAGTCAAATTGCTTCAAGGACAGTAATATTCAGAACTTgtgatgaattttttttttctttgtcgccaCAACTAGAGGGAAAACTGAAGGTGTGCTTTCAGTCTCCTCAGTGCACTTGTCAGTTTGTTTCTTCATAAAATATTAGCTACATTGAAATTCTTGTTTATTTGTATTATTTAGCAAGCAGCAACTGTATCTTGAACCACATTTTGAGTGCATACAATGGACTGGATGTGCatgacaaaaaaaaggggggggggggttggattTATTGTACAAATGACATGAAAGTGGTGTCCCGCAACATATTTATGTATTGTTTTTTCTCCACAGTGGCAACTGACTAGAAACTTGCGGGAGTTTCATCGGGGCCTCCCACAGCAGTGGCAAGATCGCATGTTTGTCCATCTGGCAAAAGCCCTAGAGTTACGCTCCCTCAAGGTGATTACTAGTACCTTTGGTTCTGCATTTACTATGGTTAATTATGTAGAGGAAAAGGACAAAATAAATTGaacagtcagtttttatgaactTGCTACTAGCTCGTGATACCATTGATGTAGGTTCCCCTATTAGAAAAGGAAACTTCAAATTTAAGACCACAAAATTGAGTGAACACTTGTGAGCTCAAACGATAATGTAATTCATTCATGGCTGGATTGTGCCAATTGTACAAATTTATATCTGTTTGAGATAACTAACATAACAAATGGTTTTATGGGGCAGGTACCCattgtggtggcttagtggctatGGTACTGTGCTGCTAAGCATGAGATTGTAGAATCAAATCCCAGCTGCAGTGGCTACATTTAAATATGAGAAAATTACATTAACACCCGTatgcttggatttaggtgtacATTGAAGGACCCAAGGCAGTAAAACGTAACTTGGAAGTCTCCCCACCATGGTATGCCTGAATGAAatcttggttttggcatgtaaaccCCAGAATTAAATTTTTGAAATAGAACAGATGGAACAAGAACCTTGTTATACAAATTAATCTAGGCTTGCAGCTGTGGGAAAACTAACAAGGCATTTAATCAGCATATTTGCAAGACATTGGTGACCTTTTTGGATTTAGTGAAAGTTGTTCTTAGTGGTTTACTCATGGAGAGGTGAAACAGAAGTAAAAAAACTTTCGTGGCTTTTCATGGCAGTCCACAGCAATATGACCATGAAgtgcagtgaggtgaaacttAGCTTGGTGAAACTTTTACAGCATGTTATGAAAAGCAGCAAAGCAGAGTTGGTTGAACAGAGTGTTATACTAGTGATTTATGTCGGACAACTTATAGAGCCTACACTTTAGTTCAGAAACAAACCACTAACTTTGACGTGCAAAACCTGTTTTTCCTTCTTTACTGCAGTAGACTCTAAATATTTCAAACTCGAGGGAACCtcaggattttgtttgaattatcagttctcataaatatgactcaagGGCAACATACCAACTAGTGTTGTAATGTTGTTTCTCAGCGccacagcaacatcatagacagctctgaatgattgccagtaaagtttttagatgccAGTGATCATACTGGTACTCATCATTATACAACAGGCGCACGTGTGTGTAATTAAAGTACAAAATGTGTTGTTTCCCGCGACAGCTGGTAGCCCCTTCCCACTTTTAggacttttctgcatgacaccagtgtactgcggcgaagGTGACTTTAAGAAGCGTTTGCTATGCGACAAACCAAGGCCAGACcgtctcgttttctttttgtttttcttgccaGTCAGGATGCAAGTGCTGGTATGCATGGTTTGGCTAGTTCGGTTATATTGTAGGCAGGCAGGCAATCGGCTTTATTGCGACTGTTAGTAACATAAAAATTGAAATGTTCAGCTgaaagcaacaaaggcagcaggcCTTTTCTGCAAAAAGTAATCGAATTTATGCAATGGGGCATATTGAATTAAgcggctttaaaatacattgaaaacatagtgggccaatAAAAAATTTAAGGTTTGTTTGAATgaaccgaaagtttgaattattgagagtCGACTGTACGTAGTTCCTAGCCTGTTGACTCATGCCGTTCAGTGCAGTTCCAACCTATTTAGTATGCCATCACTTGTCTCCTCCCGATGCAGTTGTTTGCTCCATCACTGTTGCTCTTCCATGCGGTGGAGGCAGAATTGCGTCTACCACGGGCCTGGCAGCACTGTTGGTGGCCGAGATGCGCTATACAGAGGCCCTGCAGGCAGCAGAGTCACTGCCATTACCAGCCGGTGCCCATAAGCCTACAGATATTATTGAACTGGCTCGTACCTCCTTACTTGCATATTATGCTGAGGCTGACAAAGGTGATCACTTTTTGTTATCACTGTTTTCTATGTATGTGTTGTGCAGTTCTAACTTGTGTGTTGCTATGTTGTCACGTACGCAGAGTGGCTGCAAACATGTGCTAGACGAATATGCAAATGCTTGACCAACACCCTTTGACTCTAGGTACCTGCATACCAGATGGCCTCAGCCGAGATCTCTACTAACCTCTTCTAAGCTCTCTCCTAGTTTGCTGACATACAGTACCTCCACAAAAGAAGACTGACATATGGACCTTGGTATCCAGCCACCTTTGCTTAGTTTCTTGCTATAGCCTCCTTTGTTCCACTGTTTGGCAGTTGCAAAATGCCGTCTCCCTGGGTAGTGTTTTCTGGCATACATCTCAATGTACTGGGCACGGTAGGTACCTTCAAAGGGTAGTGATACAGTCACTCCATGTAGCATGCACCTGAGTGCTAGGAAGGAGGGActcttaagggctcatttttctttgttagacacaatattaatgagaactaacagacaataatgccaaggaaagtatagggggtgttatctgtagtattttgaatataaatgtgaagaaagtaaagtggacgaaaagataacttgccgtcggcagggaccgaacctgcgaccttcgaataacacgtccgatgctctaccactgagctatggcggcggtcatcctttcgtccactttatggggtatatatgctcctttaaaccttggagtgtgtGACTAGCACCTGAGTGCTAGTCACACATGTCCACATCACCTAGGTGTACATACACTAGGGTATATTTACAGATACGCTTCATATGTTGAAGAAGCTTAACCCTTTGTGGTCTGAAACCTTTACCCACCTTCTGTTTGTTCCGgcccaaaactaaaaaaaaaagcaaagctcaAGTATAAGAAATTTACTTACTCTTTGGGAGGTAGCAAATAATGCAGTGAGAAAACTGCGCATGTGAATCGGCTACGGAAATGCTTGTATAACAGTGCCCGACCATGCACCACTGTGGCCGTGTTGTGTTGTTAAGAGGGGTCCAACAACGGATTGCAAAGGGTTAAAAGATGATGCACAGTCTCGGTCTAAATCTTGTTGGCCATTTATCTTGTGTAACTCTGATGGAAATATGTGGAAGTGCCGCGCAATGCGCAAATCCTGGTGCTAACAACTGAAGTAGAGTACTCTCCTACCTATAACAGTGGTGATATATCCTTTCAAAACGGGATTACAAAATATTTCTCTATATCTATAATCCGACATGAGAGACACAGGCCCCAGGTAGTAGACTTCACTGCACGGCATTTATTTTTCGCTGTTATTACACCTCACCGCATTACAttgctgtgctgcagtgaagctaGTGCAAATTTATAATTTTGGAGTACAAATAAAACTCTGCTACTGGAGCCATCCATGTCTTGAGACATATACCTCATGTCACGAAACATTTTTTTCCTGCACAGCATGTAGTTTCCTTCAGATAAACACCTTGTTTGACAGCATGTCACAGGCAGTGTTGTTTTGTCAGGACGGATATACCTTCAGTGATTCTAATTGTTCAATGCTTACTTTTTCTGCGTATAGTTGTTGCTAAAAATCAGGCCCTCTAGTTTCCATTATTCTTTTCATGCAGTTTAATATGGACACCGTAAGCAAGCTGCATCCTGCAAAATATTACATACACTTTTGTTTACGTTAACTCAATGCAAGTGGACTAGGTTCAGGAGTTGGCCTAAGGTAGATCAACTTGTCTGCATTTGCATACATTTTGTCAAGTGATTCAACTCGCCTCTTCAAGTATAGCTGACCCCATTCCTCTCAAGTTTGGCATACTCTTCTACACCTGTCAGGAATGTCATCTTAAACATCTGAATTGAAGGGCCCAACTACAGCTAAAATTTTGTCTTTTTAATTTCCTGTATCTTCTTGTTCTTGCCAGCACCTCAGTAGACAAACATACACTGGCAAAACCTTCAATTTTCATTAAATAGCTCTGTTATTATCGTATTTGCTGAATATTCCTATTGTTCATGTATTGTGGTACCATAGAACTCTTTCAGACATATTTCTGTGTATAGAGACGACTTTAATTAATATAACCTTGAAGGAACCAATGAAATTGGTTGGATTATCAAGCGGTTCAATTTAAGTAAGAGGAAAAAACAACAAAGTACGCTGCCAACTCATGTGGCATTATTCGATCCGATGTAACATGTCCCCAAATGAAAAATGCTGCCACTCTTTATGGGTCCAGAGTGGAAAATTAACTTAAAAAGGACATTAAAGGGCCTAAACTTTGTAGAAATTAAACCACACCCAATTTTCTAGCAAGAAAAAAGAGCAAGGTTATCTCATTTTGGCAGTAAGAAAAAGATGAGGCGGAAAATTTAGCTTCAGGAAATGAAACTATTTACTTTATGTCCATTGTTGTCACTCTTAGGGAGCAGTTGACTGTAATAGAGAACATGGTATGTCCTCTTTACAATAACTAGTACATTAGCTGTTCTACATTTAAGTGACAGCTTAAGTGATATCGAAGGTAAAATTAACGAAGAGTTACAGAGAGTACAAGTATGGTTTAAACCGAAACCACCTAAATATCAACACAGAGAAAACTAAATATATGGTCTTTCACTCTAGGAAGAAACAACTCAACTTTGCAGGATTCAACTTGGTTTTAGATACGGCACTGCTACAGCCATTAGCCTCGTTTAAGTACTTAGGGGTCATGTTTGACTCGGACATGAATTGGAAATCGCATATAGAAAAGACATGCTCCAAGCTAGCATATGGTTGTCACACGCTACTAAAAGCCCGTGAATGTTTCGGCGCATCGATTCTACGCATCCTATATTTTGCATTCGTGCACAGTCACTTGAGCTACTGTATAGCATCGTGGGGCAGTACATATAAAACCCATTGAAATGTATTAGCCGCCTGCAAAAGAGGGCAGTCCGGATCATCACATACTCAAACAGGACGGATACTGCAAAACAACTGTTTCAACTGATGCGTGTACTCCACTCAATGCGTGGTACTTCACTGGACTCTGTTCACGTGTCCAGTGTTGCTGAAATAGTGCATCGAATAATAAAACTTGATGACCCACTCCCATTAAGCACCTTTACGTTACCCGTGCGCTGTACAGAGCTGCAGCGGATCACTGCTTTAATTTACGGTAGCCAGAAATGCCTACGGTCGAAGGCTCATAGAATTTCACGGCGCTCTCATATGGAATGCGATACCGACTGATGTGAAAGAGGCGGAAAATTTTTCACTGG of the Rhipicephalus sanguineus isolate Rsan-2018 unplaced genomic scaffold, BIME_Rsan_1.4 Seq12255, whole genome shotgun sequence genome contains:
- the LOC125756549 gene encoding uncharacterized protein LOC125756549, translated to MGRALVASHDPEEIVSLIKFFQGVSPPVRLTSLCSHWQLTRNLREFHRGLPQQWQDRMFVHLAKALELRSLKLFAPSLLLFHAVEAELRLPRAWQHCWWPRCAIQRPCRQQSHCHYQPVPISLQILLNWLVPPYLHIMLRLTKIIDHVKRWLNCAAHCL